Below is a window of Brachyspira pilosicoli DNA.
TATTTATTCATCATTATATTGATAATAAAAAAAGAAATATTTATAATAAGCATTTGAAATATACATGGAAAAGATACATATACTAATTCTTTTATTATTTTTATATCTATGCTAAAAACTATATCTTTTTTTATAAAATATAATGATAATAAAAAACTTAAAAACTGAGATATAACAGTAGCAAAAGCAGCACCTTCTACTGATAATTTCAAAACATATACAAACCAAAAGTCTAATAATATATTAATGATAGAAGCAATAATTATAAAACATAATGATAGTTTTTCTTTCCCGCTTGATTTTATCACTGATGATATAGAACTGTATAAAAAAATAAAACACACACCAGAGAAAATTATTCTAATATAGTCATAAGCATAATTAAAAGAATCTTTTGGTACATTCATAAATATTAATATATGCTTAGAAAACATTATGCCTAATATTGAAATTATTATAGAAAATAGTGCTGATAAAAATAATAGAGTTGTAATACTTTGTTTATATTTTATAGTCTCATTAGCACCTTTATATTTAGAAATTATAATAGAGCCTCCTATTGATAATCCTAAAGATACAGAAGTTACAATAAACATAAGTGAAGCACTATTTCCTAATGCTACAACCCCATAATCTCCAATTATATGCGAAATAAATATTATATCTATAATGCTATATAAGTATTGTAGTATATTTGAAATAAATAGTATAAACGAAAATTTTATTAAATACATGAAACTTTCCTTGAATGAAGATTAAAAATACAATGCACACTAAATAAATTAAAAAACTATAAAGAACTATAGCATAATGTTTTTTAGTATGCCCCAAACAATAAATAGAAAATATTGCTGGAGCTTTATTCAATAACAAGTTTCATATTTAGATATTATTTCTATTTTTGTTTAATGTCAATTATATTATAATTTATATTAAAAAAATTATTAAACGCACGGTTAGCCCTGTTTTTAATATGATGAAATTTGAACTATAAATAAAACTATATTTTTTAATTTTGCTCTGCGTGCGGTGGGGTAAACACACAAGATAAAAACTATTTTATAAAATTGTAACAATATGCCAACTATAAAAGGTTTAATTTTATTTTATATGATGTAAAATATATTTATTAGTAGTTTAGAAAAAAATTAAGTAAATTTCAAAATTTATACAAATATATTAATAATTTTTTATAGTTTATATTAATATAAGGATGTAATATATATGAGAAACAATATAAATGATCTTATAGAAAAAGATGAGAATTTTGACATAAGTAGAATATCTATGTCTACTTTATATATTCAAGCTATAAATCTACTATTATATAAGAAAATAAAAGGAGATAATAAAGTGAAATCTTTTTATTTAAATAGTATTATTTTATTTTCATCAAAGAATTATAAAAAACTAATAAAATTGTGTCATAAAGTTTTATGTTTAAATAAACAAAAAAAAATTAATTTAAGTATAATAGAAGAAGAACATTTTTATGGACATATAGTTACATCATATCTATATACGGGCCAGTATAAAAAATGTATAAAATATGGGCATAGATTCCTAAGTATATTAAATAATGAAAAAAATAAAATTACTTTTTTACATGATAAAATGGCTTATTTTCAAATAGGACTATCAAATTTATATTTGAAAAATTATCATGAAAGTATAAAGTATTTTGATAAAGTTATTGAATTAATGAAATTTGATAAAGAAGTTGAAAATATGATTATAAAAAACTTTGCAATACCTAATTACAATTATGCTTATCGCTGCAAAGGTATGGCATATTTAAAAATTGGAGACTATATAAAAGCTATAGATAACTTTAATGAAGATATAAAAATTAATGGTAATAGCGGTGTTGTTTATTATTATAAAGGAATAGCTTATTTCTACATAAAAAAATATGATAAATCAATTTCAGAATACAAAAAATCTATTAAATATTATAGTAATAATTTTGATAATAAAATATTTGTTTACAATGCTTTAATCAGAACATTAATAAAATGTAATAAGTATGATGATATAATTAAATTGTATAGAAGCATATGTAAAAATATATTAAATACAAAAATTACATTAAAGTATACATTTAATTTCTTTACATTATTTACACTAATATTTGATACAATAAAGAATATATCAATGGATCAAGAAGTTATAAATAAATTAATAAATACTAATTTTGAAAATCAAAAATCATATTTGAAAAAATCAAATTTGTATAATTATACCAAAGTTAATAAAGATTCATTAAAAAATATATTAAATAGTCAATTATGGCTTAGCAATTCAAAAACTTTTAATGATCCCATTGACCCATATATAAAAAAAAATACATATAACAAATTAAATGATTATATATTAGAAAAAATAAAAGTAGCTTGTCTGACTACACATAATGATAATACTTTAATGTGGAGTCATTATGCTGATAAACATCAAGGTATTTGTGTAGAGTATGACATAAGAAAAATTATGAATAAAAAAAATATAGTAATAAAAAGAATTAATTATAGTAATAAAATGAATATTGATAATTTTTTCATTAATTATTATAAGAGTATTTTACAGAACATAAACATTGAAACAGATAATTATTCAATAAATAATATTACAGATTTATTTATAATAAAATCCAGAGAGTGGAAGTATGAAGATGAATATCGTATACTTTTTTATGATGAAGAAAATAAAAATCCAAATGGAACACTTATTAATTTACCAATAAAAAGTATTTGTTTTGGTGTACAAACATCAAAAGAAGATAAAGAGCTTGTATACAATATAGTGAATTCTATCAATGAAAAAAATAAAAATAAAAACACTAAAAAATATAAAAGAATTAAACTCTATCAGGCAGAACTTGATGACAATGAGCTTTTTAAGATTAATATTAAGCCTTATGAACATAAAAAGAATTAGTTAATAATAAATGCAGTTCTTTTGTTTCTTTTATACCAATAAAAGAAGTATGGGCGTGGGGGCTAGTCCCCACAAATAAATAAAATAATACTAATTTTATATATATTTATTTTAATAAAAAAGGCATGCATCATAAAATGCACGCCTTCAAAATAATTAGCTCTTATGTTTTTTATATATGTTATACATTAGAATAAACTGCCTCTGATGAAGCCTCTTTGTTGTTCTTTTCTTCTTCCAATGCCTTTCTTTTCATTTTCTGATAAATGTAAATATACATGATACTTGCCATTAAAACTGTAACTATATCGGCTATAGGCTGTGCCCATATAATACCTTTTATGCCGAATAATTTTGTACCTATTAATATGGTAGGTATAAATGCTATACCTTGTCTGCTTATAGAAAGTATTAGAGAAGGAATTGATTTTCCTAATGCTTGGAATGTTGACATAAATACAAATTGAAAACCTATTATAGGAGCTATTGAATAACTTGCTACCAAGAATCTCACCCCATAATCTATTACTTCTTCATTATTGATAAATACAGCTACAGCTAATCTTCCAAATATTAAAGATAAAATTAAAAGTAAAAATCCTATTATTACGCTTACAGCACAAGATATTTTAATAGCTGCATTCATTCTTTTATAATTTTTAGAAGCAAAGTTGTATCCTACAAAAGGCTGAAGTCCTTGAGAAAGTCCTATAAATACTAATACTACAAGAGTAAATATTCTTTGAGCAACTCCAAGTCCTGCTACCACATTATCACTATATCCAGCAGCTAAGTTGTTTATTAATATGTTTGAAGCACTCATAAGTATGTTATTAATGGAAACAGGTATTCCTATAGAAAATACATTGATAAGTATATCTTTATGCAAAGTAAATTCTTTAAAATGTATTGATAGGAAAGATTTTTTTCTTAGAATATGATAAATGTAGTAAAGAGTAGAACAAGCATTACCTATTATTGTAGCCAAAGCAGCACCAGCAACACCCATATTCATATAAAGAATCATTATAGGGTCTAATACTATATTAACTACTGTACCAATCATCATACCAATCATAGCCTCTTTTGAAGAACCCTCAGCCCTTACAATCTGACCCATAGCCATCTGATTAACTACAAAAGGAGCTCCAAATGCCACTATAATTAAATAATCCTTAGAAAATTGATAAGTATTGCTGCTTGCACCTGATATTTTTAATATGTCTTTCATAAATATCAAGTATACAGCCATAGAAATAAATCCTACTATAATGCTTGCATAAAAAGCAAATGCGGATATCTTTTTTACAGATTCATAATCTTTAGAACCTAATTTTCTGGATATGTAAGAACCGCCTCCTATACCAAATATATTACCGAAAGCCATAAGAAGCAAATATATAGGCATACATAATGATACAGCAGCAACCTGATTAGGGTCCCCAGTTTGTCCTACAAAGAAAGTATCTACCATATTATAAAAAACATTGACTAACATTCCTAATATTGTTGGAAGTGCTAGCGTAATTAGAGCTTTATGTACGGGATAATTTTCAAACAATTCGATTTTTTTATCTGTCATACGTCTGACCTCCTATTATTGATTGTTAAATTATAGATTATACCAAATAAAAAAATATATCAAGCGATAAAAAATGAGATTTTTTAATTTTTTTTGATATTATCATGGTATATTTATATGTAAATTTATAAAATACAAAAAATTATAAAAACTTTAATATAATTAGTATTCTATTAAATTAAAAGTTATTTTTTATATTTTTTTATAAAATTTTCAACTATATCAAACATATCTTTAGTCCAAAACTGCCAACCGCTATGCTCAGCATTTTTTACAGTACAAAATTCATAAACTCTATTTTCTTCTTTTAACTTATCAGCTAAAATTTTACTCTGGCTAAATGGAACAACACTGTCAGTATCCCCATGTGCTAAAAATATTGGCGGCAAATTATTAACTTTTGAAATCTCATAATAAGGGCTTGCCTTTTTTGCTATTTCAGGAAAATCATAAACATTTTTTCTCCCTATTAATATTCCCTCAGGGCTATCAGCATCTCCTGTAGTAGATTTTAAAGGGTCATTTCTCATTTCAAACAAATCTGTAGGAGGATAATATGCAATTATCGCATTCATATAAGGTATAGCATCATCATTATCATTTAAAGGAATTGCCATAAATAAAGCAGTATGTGCTCCTGATGAACTGCCCCAAACAAATGTATTATTAGTATCTACATTATATTTATCAGCATTATTTATCATAAAATTAAGAGCATCCCTCGCATCTTCAATTTGTGCTGGAAAAATAGCTTTATCGCTTGGTCTATATTCAACTATAGAAACAACATATCCTCTTCTAGCAAAATCTCCCATTACTACTAAATTCTGATAAACATTCTGCTTCATCCACCTTGAACCTTGTATAAATAAAACTAATGGATACTTTGAGTTTGTATCATTTCTTTTTAGTTTTGGTGTTAATATTTGAAGAGATAAATCAATTCCGTCTTTATTTGTATAAATAACATTAGGCGTATAATTAACATTAAAGATAGGATTTTTTTCTTCTAATACTATATTGCCTTCTTCATTTGTGTATATTGTAAAGTTATTCATACTATTATTTCCTTCATTTTTAGATGAATTATTACAAGAAACAAAAATTAAACAAAAAATAAAAATCATTAAAATTTTTTTCATTTCAGCTCCTTATGTATATATTTACATGTATATATTTAGATATTACTAAAAAATTTATATTATGTCAAATTTTTATTATATGTATATAATGTTTTAAGTAATATACTAAAAAAATAACTTTTTATTTAACCCTATAATTTTTATCTTTTTATTTCATTTAAAATTAAGAATTCAATTATACTCATTGATTAGTTAATAGATAAAAATGCCAACCCCAATTTTTTAAAAACTAAAAAATTACATACCGCACGCAGAATAAATTTTAAAATATAGATAAAATTATCATTTTCATTATTTTAGGTATAAAAATAAACATAACGTGCGGCAGAATAAATTTATTAATTAATATATTTAGCTAATTTATAATAAAATATAGATTTTGACAGTTTTTATATTTTTTAAAATTACACATTAATGCATTAATTTTTCAGATTAACTATATTATCTTGCAAATTATTCACAAATAAACCTATATGATAACCATCACAAACTCTATGATTAACTTGTATTGAAAGCGGCATTAATATTTTATTAGAATCATTATAATATTTTCCCATAGTAAATATCGGAGGCAAATAATCAAAACAATTATTGATGTTTAAATTAAAACCCTCAAAAGATACCCAAGGGATAGATGATATATTAAATAAATTTTTAATATTACAAGCTTTTGGAGAAAATGATATGCTTGTGCTATAAGTTTTTATATCTTCAATACAATTATTATA
It encodes the following:
- a CDS encoding MATE family efflux transporter; amino-acid sequence: MYLIKFSFILFISNILQYLYSIIDIIFISHIIGDYGVVALGNSASLMFIVTSVSLGLSIGGSIIISKYKGANETIKYKQSITTLLFLSALFSIIISILGIMFSKHILIFMNVPKDSFNYAYDYIRIIFSGVCFIFLYSSISSVIKSSGKEKLSLCFIIIASIINILLDFWFVYVLKLSVEGAAFATVISQFLSFLLSLYFIKKDIVFSIDIKIIKELVYVSFPCIFQMLIINISFFIINIMMNKYDVITGFTIGLKINTFIGMISWSIGEALSILVAKNMGERDYIKIKNTVIFAVCFNISITMTAVVFIHIFAKNIISIFYNGDDKTINDIMFYLRVCASFNGITYALMYMLDSFLIGIQKSYLAFINSFIDSIIFKVILSIILEISIGFIGIYISMAVSSVVPSIIGIIYFLMFIKTYKLNKY
- a CDS encoding DUF2971 domain-containing protein, producing MRNNINDLIEKDENFDISRISMSTLYIQAINLLLYKKIKGDNKVKSFYLNSIILFSSKNYKKLIKLCHKVLCLNKQKKINLSIIEEEHFYGHIVTSYLYTGQYKKCIKYGHRFLSILNNEKNKITFLHDKMAYFQIGLSNLYLKNYHESIKYFDKVIELMKFDKEVENMIIKNFAIPNYNYAYRCKGMAYLKIGDYIKAIDNFNEDIKINGNSGVVYYYKGIAYFYIKKYDKSISEYKKSIKYYSNNFDNKIFVYNALIRTLIKCNKYDDIIKLYRSICKNILNTKITLKYTFNFFTLFTLIFDTIKNISMDQEVINKLINTNFENQKSYLKKSNLYNYTKVNKDSLKNILNSQLWLSNSKTFNDPIDPYIKKNTYNKLNDYILEKIKVACLTTHNDNTLMWSHYADKHQGICVEYDIRKIMNKKNIVIKRINYSNKMNIDNFFINYYKSILQNINIETDNYSINNITDLFIIKSREWKYEDEYRILFYDEENKNPNGTLINLPIKSICFGVQTSKEDKELVYNIVNSINEKNKNKNTKKYKRIKLYQAELDDNELFKINIKPYEHKKN
- a CDS encoding MATE family efflux transporter, with the translated sequence MTDKKIELFENYPVHKALITLALPTILGMLVNVFYNMVDTFFVGQTGDPNQVAAVSLCMPIYLLLMAFGNIFGIGGGSYISRKLGSKDYESVKKISAFAFYASIIVGFISMAVYLIFMKDILKISGASSNTYQFSKDYLIIVAFGAPFVVNQMAMGQIVRAEGSSKEAMIGMMIGTVVNIVLDPIMILYMNMGVAGAALATIIGNACSTLYYIYHILRKKSFLSIHFKEFTLHKDILINVFSIGIPVSINNILMSASNILINNLAAGYSDNVVAGLGVAQRIFTLVVLVFIGLSQGLQPFVGYNFASKNYKRMNAAIKISCAVSVIIGFLLLILSLIFGRLAVAVFINNEEVIDYGVRFLVASYSIAPIIGFQFVFMSTFQALGKSIPSLILSISRQGIAFIPTILIGTKLFGIKGIIWAQPIADIVTVLMASIMYIYIYQKMKRKALEEEKNNKEASSEAVYSNV
- a CDS encoding alpha/beta hydrolase — its product is MKKILMIFIFCLIFVSCNNSSKNEGNNSMNNFTIYTNEEGNIVLEEKNPIFNVNYTPNVIYTNKDGIDLSLQILTPKLKRNDTNSKYPLVLFIQGSRWMKQNVYQNLVVMGDFARRGYVVSIVEYRPSDKAIFPAQIEDARDALNFMINNADKYNVDTNNTFVWGSSSGAHTALFMAIPLNDNDDAIPYMNAIIAYYPPTDLFEMRNDPLKSTTGDADSPEGILIGRKNVYDFPEIAKKASPYYEISKVNNLPPIFLAHGDTDSVVPFSQSKILADKLKEENRVYEFCTVKNAEHSGWQFWTKDMFDIVENFIKKYKK